The following coding sequences are from one Bradyrhizobium sp. 200 window:
- a CDS encoding TRAP transporter large permease subunit, with the protein MTAEALIGLIMLLVLLGAIFIGVPISFTLLFLAFAFGYVGMGATVFDLAYFQTIGLMKEELLAAVPLFIFMGFITEQAGLMERLFTAFRMLLAPVRGALFLVVILTSTVFAMATGIVGAAVTVLGIMASPIMTKAGYDAKLSAGTITAGGTLGILIPPSVMLIVMGPVLGVSVADLYAAAFGPGFLLAGMYIAYLMGRAFLNPKLGPPVPMDERIYSVGYIAREVIIGTLPLLGLITATLGSIIGGLATPTEAAGIGSVGALILAIAYGRFSLGGLQRALISTMATSSMVLLLAVTSNIFGAVFARLGSANWITETMLGLQLPPSLMLIVVLLLIFLLGWPFEWPAIILVFLPIFYPVVKGMGIDLIWFGALVAVVLQTAFLSPPVAMSAYYLKQVVKGWSLATIYAGMFQFMILQVICVGLMIAFPGIATWFPHTLHEASRSQVIPEEYKKILEQQRGAPSLEDDDWLTPRKK; encoded by the coding sequence ATGACCGCAGAAGCGCTCATCGGCCTCATCATGCTCCTGGTGCTCCTTGGAGCGATCTTCATCGGCGTGCCGATCTCCTTCACGTTGCTGTTTCTCGCCTTTGCGTTCGGCTACGTGGGCATGGGCGCGACGGTGTTCGACCTTGCCTACTTCCAGACCATCGGCCTGATGAAGGAGGAGCTCCTGGCCGCCGTGCCGCTGTTCATCTTCATGGGCTTCATCACCGAGCAGGCGGGGCTCATGGAGCGCCTTTTCACGGCGTTCCGGATGCTGCTTGCGCCGGTGCGCGGCGCACTCTTTCTCGTCGTCATCCTGACCTCGACCGTGTTCGCGATGGCGACCGGCATCGTCGGCGCAGCCGTCACCGTTCTTGGCATCATGGCCTCGCCGATCATGACGAAGGCGGGTTATGACGCCAAGCTTTCAGCGGGCACCATCACTGCGGGCGGCACGCTCGGCATTCTCATTCCCCCGTCGGTAATGCTGATCGTGATGGGGCCGGTGCTCGGAGTGTCGGTCGCCGATCTCTATGCCGCAGCCTTCGGGCCGGGCTTTCTGCTGGCCGGCATGTACATCGCCTATCTGATGGGCCGCGCCTTCCTGAATCCTAAACTCGGGCCGCCGGTGCCAATGGACGAGCGGATCTACTCGGTGGGGTACATTGCGCGCGAGGTGATCATCGGCACGCTGCCCCTGCTCGGGCTCATCACGGCGACGCTCGGCTCGATCATCGGGGGTCTTGCGACGCCGACGGAAGCCGCCGGCATCGGCAGCGTCGGCGCGCTGATCCTGGCCATCGCATATGGCAGGTTCTCGCTCGGCGGACTGCAGCGAGCACTGATCTCGACAATGGCGACGTCGAGCATGGTCCTGCTGCTGGCGGTCACGTCGAACATATTCGGTGCGGTGTTCGCCCGCCTCGGCTCGGCGAACTGGATCACAGAGACGATGCTCGGCCTCCAGTTGCCGCCCAGCCTCATGCTGATCGTCGTGCTGTTGCTCATTTTTCTGCTGGGCTGGCCGTTCGAGTGGCCAGCCATCATCCTGGTGTTCCTGCCGATCTTCTATCCCGTCGTGAAGGGCATGGGCATCGACCTCATATGGTTCGGGGCACTGGTTGCGGTGGTGCTGCAGACCGCCTTCCTGTCGCCGCCGGTCGCCATGTCAGCGTACTATCTCAAGCAGGTGGTCAAGGGCTGGAGTCTCGCGACGATTTACGCCGGCATGTTCCAGTTCATGATCCTGCAGGTGATTTGCGTCGGGCTGATGATCGCCTTCCCCGGCATTGCGACCTGGTTCCCGCATACGCTGCACGAGGCATCCCGCAGTCAGGTCATCCCCGAGGAGTACAAGAAAATCCTGGAACAGCAGAGGGGGGCACCGTCGCTGGAAGACGACGACTGGCTGACACCAAGAAAGAAGTAG
- a CDS encoding NYN domain-containing protein, with product MSPSPRIALFIDGANLYATARALGFDIDYRRLLKEFQDRGVLLRAFYYTLMIEDQEYTSIRPLIDWLDYNGYTVVTKATKEFVDAGGRRKVKGNMNIELAVRAMELADHIDAMVLFSGDGEFRSLLEAVQRRGVHVTVVSTLASQPPMVADELRRQADAFLDLAELKPKLGRDPAERPVQREIRQQSPQLSSRATIDVAK from the coding sequence ATGTCACCATCCCCCAGAATCGCGCTCTTTATCGATGGTGCCAATTTGTACGCGACCGCCAGAGCGCTCGGTTTCGACATCGACTACAGGCGCCTGCTCAAGGAATTCCAGGACCGCGGCGTGTTATTGCGGGCCTTCTATTACACGCTGATGATCGAGGATCAGGAATATACATCCATCCGTCCCCTGATCGATTGGCTCGACTATAACGGCTACACCGTCGTCACCAAGGCCACCAAGGAATTCGTCGACGCCGGGGGCCGCCGCAAGGTGAAGGGCAATATGAACATCGAGCTTGCCGTCAGGGCGATGGAGCTCGCCGATCATATCGACGCAATGGTTCTGTTCTCGGGTGATGGCGAGTTCCGCTCGCTGCTGGAGGCGGTGCAGCGTCGCGGCGTGCACGTTACCGTGGTCTCCACTTTGGCCAGTCAGCCGCCGATGGTGGCTGACGAACTGCGGCGTCAGGCCGACGCTTTCCTTGATCTTGCGGAATTGAAGCCGAAGCTCGGGCGCGATCCGGCGGAGCGGCCGGTACAACGCGAGATTCGCCAGCAATCGCCGCAACTTTCGTCGCGCGCGACGATTGACGTCGCGAAATGA
- a CDS encoding MFS transporter, with the protein MQTAERPFPYRRGLIIVATLATAYVASHFFRASNVTIGLDLMRDLAIGPEALGALTGAFFFGFAAMQIPCGFFFDRFGPRYTVAGMLIVASLGGAMFTLAPSWPVLLTGRALMGAGCGVMLIGSMVVISRWFPPDRFSTLTAIVLSIGLLGNLAATTPLAWASQEVGWRAVFGAVVVFTALATVAIWLVVRDAPPGHPFLSRKAEPPGEMLKGLIEVLRNPRLKPILALNFCNYACTFTVQGLWGGPFLREVHGLSPIAAGNVLFFAVIAYQAGMLAFGPLDRRLDTRKGIAIGGTLIIICLLAMLALFSHPPVWLPVAVIIAMGFFSASSTMVMTHGRGIFPDRLIGRGISTMNTAVMLGVACMQTLSGIIIGAFEPLASGARTEDAYRALFGTLTLVLIVAIAIYSRSQDVKPSEEMRAVGP; encoded by the coding sequence ATGCAGACCGCCGAGCGGCCTTTCCCCTACCGCCGGGGCCTGATCATCGTCGCGACATTGGCCACCGCCTATGTTGCCAGCCATTTTTTCCGCGCCTCCAACGTCACTATCGGTCTCGATTTGATGCGCGATCTGGCCATCGGGCCGGAAGCTTTGGGCGCGCTGACCGGCGCGTTCTTCTTCGGTTTCGCCGCGATGCAGATTCCCTGCGGCTTCTTCTTCGATCGTTTCGGGCCGCGCTATACCGTGGCCGGCATGCTTATCGTCGCCAGCCTCGGCGGCGCCATGTTCACGCTGGCGCCGAGCTGGCCGGTGCTCTTGACCGGCCGGGCGCTGATGGGCGCCGGCTGCGGCGTGATGCTGATCGGCAGCATGGTGGTGATCTCCCGCTGGTTTCCGCCGGACCGCTTCTCGACGCTGACGGCTATCGTGTTGTCCATCGGTCTGCTCGGCAACCTAGCCGCCACCACGCCGCTGGCCTGGGCGTCGCAGGAAGTCGGCTGGCGGGCGGTGTTCGGCGCTGTCGTCGTCTTCACGGCACTGGCGACGGTTGCGATCTGGCTGGTGGTGCGCGACGCGCCGCCCGGCCATCCCTTCCTCAGCCGCAAGGCGGAGCCGCCCGGCGAGATGCTGAAGGGTCTGATCGAGGTGCTGCGCAACCCGCGCCTGAAGCCGATCCTGGCGCTGAATTTCTGCAACTATGCCTGCACCTTCACCGTGCAGGGCCTGTGGGGCGGCCCGTTCCTGCGCGAGGTGCACGGCTTAAGCCCGATCGCGGCCGGCAACGTGCTGTTCTTCGCCGTGATCGCCTACCAGGCCGGCATGCTCGCCTTCGGCCCACTCGACCGCCGGCTCGACACCCGCAAGGGTATCGCGATCGGCGGTACGCTGATCATCATTTGCCTGCTCGCGATGCTGGCGCTGTTCTCCCACCCGCCGGTCTGGCTGCCGGTTGCCGTCATCATCGCCATGGGCTTCTTCTCAGCCTCCAGCACCATGGTGATGACGCACGGCCGCGGCATCTTCCCGGACCGGCTGATCGGGCGCGGCATCTCGACCATGAACACAGCAGTCATGCTTGGCGTCGCCTGCATGCAGACGTTGTCCGGCATCATCATCGGCGCGTTCGAGCCACTGGCCAGCGGCGCGCGCACCGAGGACGCCTATCGCGCACTGTTCGGCACGCTGACGCTGGTGCTGATCGTGGCGATCGCGATCTACAGCCGCTCGCAGGACGTCAAGCCGAGCGAGGAAATGCGGGCGGTGGGGCCGTAG
- a CDS encoding 2-hydroxychromene-2-carboxylate isomerase yields the protein MPVTIDYYMSLNSPWTYLGSAPFAEIAGRNGAIVNIKPCKFGPIFEQTGGLPLPKRSPQRRAYRMMELKRWREVRSAPINLEPKYFPCDDAAAVRLVIAAKLQGKNAHRLSLELGRALWEHEETLADPATIASAAQRAGLDAAELRASGPSDAELDALYEKFTQEALTAGVFGAPSYVLPSGEIFWGQDRLDLLERALKKPAS from the coding sequence ATGCCCGTCACCATCGACTACTACATGTCGCTCAATTCGCCCTGGACCTACCTCGGCAGCGCGCCGTTCGCCGAGATCGCCGGCCGCAATGGCGCGATCGTCAACATCAAGCCCTGCAAGTTCGGACCGATCTTTGAGCAAACCGGCGGACTGCCGCTGCCGAAGCGCTCGCCGCAGCGGCGCGCCTACCGGATGATGGAGTTGAAGCGCTGGCGCGAGGTACGGAGCGCTCCGATCAATCTCGAACCGAAGTATTTCCCCTGCGACGACGCCGCGGCGGTCCGCCTGGTCATCGCGGCCAAGCTGCAGGGCAAGAATGCCCACAGGCTGTCGCTGGAGCTTGGGCGCGCGCTGTGGGAACACGAGGAAACGCTCGCCGATCCGGCAACGATCGCGTCGGCCGCCCAGCGCGCCGGTCTCGACGCCGCGGAGCTGCGCGCAAGCGGGCCTTCGGACGCTGAACTTGACGCGCTGTATGAGAAATTTACGCAGGAGGCGCTGACAGCGGGCGTCTTCGGTGCGCCGAGCTACGTGTTGCCTTCGGGTGAGATCTTTTGGGGCCAGGACCGGCTGGACCTGCTGGAACGCGCGCTGAAGAAGCCGGCGTCTTGA
- a CDS encoding site-specific integrase codes for MSKHETGRLTPEQIATTTDGRYNDGKGLSLRVRGGVGTWFYQYRVGERVREIGLGGRDVVTVEQAREAAQGYREMRADGRDPLEAKRKEQKAVTALNSRATFGEFAAVHIRGHVAPGMSAKTAGDWLRSIKRHCAPLMLMRPADIELSDVEACLRPIWMTKKKTAAELRGRLERLLDAAVVSEPPLRPAGDNPARWEGGLRERLPAQKRKEKHHPAAPYKEVPAIVKALRADVSEFDLSSLALEFVILTAVRTGDARFMTVGEVDLESATWTIPADRMKTRNDPDAPDHPVPLPARALEIVKAQIDGKEPKDLVFPGLKRGQPLGMNTMNHALARHRKGLTVHGFRSSFRDWVSDETEYGWELGEHALAHKVGTKVARAYARSRQLEKRRPMMDDWAAYVNQTTA; via the coding sequence ATGAGCAAGCACGAAACCGGGCGGCTGACCCCCGAGCAAATCGCGACCACGACAGACGGCCGCTACAATGACGGCAAAGGGCTATCCCTGCGTGTCCGGGGCGGCGTGGGGACGTGGTTCTATCAATACCGGGTCGGCGAGCGGGTCCGCGAAATCGGCCTAGGCGGCCGGGACGTGGTCACGGTGGAACAGGCGAGGGAAGCCGCGCAGGGCTACCGGGAAATGCGGGCGGACGGCCGCGACCCCCTCGAAGCCAAGCGAAAGGAACAGAAGGCGGTCACGGCCCTAAACAGCCGGGCTACCTTCGGGGAGTTCGCCGCAGTCCATATCCGGGGCCACGTCGCGCCCGGAATGAGCGCGAAGACTGCCGGGGATTGGCTGCGGTCAATCAAGCGTCACTGCGCGCCGCTGATGCTGATGCGCCCGGCCGATATCGAACTGTCCGACGTGGAAGCTTGCCTGCGCCCGATATGGATGACGAAAAAGAAAACGGCGGCCGAACTGCGCGGGCGGTTGGAACGGCTGCTAGACGCGGCCGTGGTTAGTGAACCGCCGTTGCGCCCGGCAGGTGACAACCCGGCACGATGGGAAGGCGGACTCCGCGAACGACTCCCCGCGCAAAAGCGGAAGGAAAAGCACCATCCGGCCGCGCCCTATAAGGAAGTCCCGGCCATCGTCAAGGCGCTTCGTGCAGACGTGTCGGAATTCGACCTGTCCAGCTTGGCGCTTGAATTCGTCATCTTGACCGCAGTCCGCACGGGCGACGCGCGATTCATGACGGTCGGCGAAGTCGATCTAGAATCCGCAACGTGGACGATTCCCGCCGACCGAATGAAGACACGCAACGACCCCGACGCGCCGGACCATCCTGTCCCGCTCCCGGCGCGAGCGCTCGAAATCGTCAAGGCGCAGATAGACGGCAAAGAGCCTAAGGACTTGGTCTTCCCCGGCTTGAAGCGCGGCCAGCCGCTAGGCATGAACACGATGAATCACGCGTTGGCGCGGCACCGCAAGGGACTCACTGTTCACGGATTTAGAAGTTCGTTCCGCGATTGGGTATCGGACGAAACGGAATACGGTTGGGAGCTAGGCGAGCATGCACTAGCGCACAAGGTTGGAACGAAGGTTGCGCGGGCTTATGCGCGCTCGCGCCAACTCGAAAAGCGCCGCCCTATGATGGACGATTGGGCCGCTTACGTTAACCAGACAACCGCTTGA
- a CDS encoding helix-turn-helix domain-containing protein produces the protein MPTRPKSQNVEAPQIAEGSAAKRQVFTRDEVAAILRVSVDTVDSEIKRGKLKSFKRGRHVGVTGAAIDAYLRGAS, from the coding sequence ATGCCTACCCGTCCGAAATCTCAAAACGTCGAAGCGCCGCAGATCGCCGAAGGGTCGGCCGCGAAGCGCCAAGTGTTCACGCGTGACGAAGTCGCAGCCATCCTGCGCGTGTCCGTCGATACGGTCGATTCCGAAATCAAACGCGGCAAGCTGAAAAGCTTCAAACGTGGTCGCCACGTCGGCGTCACGGGCGCAGCCATTGACGCCTATTTGCGGGGTGCGTCATGA
- a CDS encoding DNA-primase RepB domain-containing protein yields the protein MKPAFDEDDARRLVELVGDHVEAVMDFRVFADSKPAKARMSKLFRDGAQLPRMKWRDTIGELMPTLQKRNAQGCGVYYSLNESNGKGVKNANIKAVRVVPLDLDETAPPDLWDIEPHMVMESSPGRHQALFMIEPTTDFDLAQSVTKRMAVKFGGDPNVSDRARVFRMPGFRHQKAAPFTSRILQIDHFKRRYTLPELDSLLPPLPRRFVNSNDMGIGTIGVDKAKLLFENLDVECLSGNEKWQRFAMALHSACNADEEVAELFFDFCGTGDGYGDEDTDARNRLRWESFDASREGGVGIGTLRHMCLQFRVPGLVCFELFNTAARDFDDE from the coding sequence TTGAAACCCGCCTTCGATGAAGACGACGCCCGCCGCCTAGTCGAACTTGTCGGCGATCACGTCGAAGCCGTGATGGACTTCCGCGTCTTCGCCGACTCCAAGCCCGCCAAGGCGCGCATGTCGAAGCTATTCCGGGATGGCGCGCAATTGCCCCGGATGAAGTGGCGCGACACCATCGGCGAATTGATGCCGACGCTTCAGAAGCGCAACGCGCAGGGCTGTGGCGTCTATTACAGCTTGAACGAAAGCAACGGCAAGGGCGTGAAGAACGCGAACATAAAGGCCGTTCGCGTCGTCCCGCTTGACCTTGACGAAACCGCGCCACCCGACTTGTGGGACATTGAACCGCATATGGTCATGGAGTCGTCGCCCGGCCGCCATCAAGCGCTGTTCATGATCGAACCGACTACCGATTTCGACCTAGCACAAAGCGTCACGAAGCGAATGGCCGTGAAGTTCGGCGGCGACCCGAACGTGTCCGACCGTGCGCGCGTATTTCGAATGCCTGGCTTCCGGCACCAAAAGGCGGCACCGTTTACGAGTCGGATTCTTCAGATTGACCACTTCAAACGACGCTACACGCTTCCCGAACTCGACTCGCTGTTGCCGCCGTTGCCGCGCCGCTTCGTCAATTCGAACGACATGGGAATCGGCACGATTGGAGTCGATAAAGCAAAGTTGCTGTTCGAAAATCTGGACGTTGAATGCCTGTCCGGTAACGAAAAGTGGCAGCGCTTCGCGATGGCGCTGCATAGCGCATGCAACGCAGATGAAGAGGTCGCGGAATTGTTCTTCGACTTCTGCGGCACGGGCGACGGCTACGGCGACGAAGACACCGACGCGCGCAACCGCCTGCGTTGGGAGTCGTTCGATGCGTCGCGCGAAGGCGGCGTCGGAATCGGTACGCTGCGTCACATGTGTTTGCAATTCAGAGTCCCCGGTCTGGTTTGCTTCGAGTTGTTCAATACCGCTGCAAGGGACTTCGACGATGAATAA
- a CDS encoding phage/plasmid primase, P4 family, with translation MNKHSFPMFEPWPVEIIYGGPRNKNTPSQNALIFKKARPMPLLYAADDFYTANEYGFWDLMKADDLRAEIRRTDPGCQYLSTSGQIVAMLDELKITAGIRSAAMPFEWINTPDDAPSPNDLILAGNGIYNAATGKLTELTTDYFATGVPAWEYDADAECPAWLKFLGEVLHPSFHPTLQEWFGYTMTPDTSLEKLAFLVGASRGGKGTIKNVLEQLTGEAHRGSITLNDLAGEFGLQSLTDKKLIIIPDASDTELAKRATAVERIKSISGSDALSVNRKNKPLLPNVRLPGKLTVLANRHPKFIDDSTALAIRELVFTFEHSFAGREDLTLRDKLAAELPGIANWAIEGLKRLREEKKFTVGEKGKAAQHQVALSQSPALRYATECLVVTGKAEDMLPVPMAFAAYEAWADRESLSGRERRNKNDFKEDVIAALRARGVRYAVNQIRWKDPAKLPGFRGVGERVKGRFIGVKLKPEFRVEDDMSP, from the coding sequence ATGAATAAGCATTCTTTCCCGATGTTCGAACCGTGGCCCGTCGAAATCATATATGGTGGCCCCCGCAATAAGAACACGCCGTCGCAAAACGCGCTGATCTTCAAGAAAGCACGCCCCATGCCGTTGCTGTACGCCGCCGACGACTTCTACACGGCGAACGAATATGGCTTTTGGGATTTGATGAAGGCCGACGACCTGCGCGCGGAGATTCGCCGCACTGATCCGGGTTGCCAGTACCTAAGCACATCCGGCCAGATTGTCGCGATGCTGGACGAACTGAAAATCACGGCGGGCATTCGGTCGGCGGCAATGCCCTTCGAGTGGATCAACACGCCCGACGACGCGCCGTCGCCCAATGACCTAATCTTGGCAGGCAACGGAATCTATAACGCCGCGACGGGCAAGCTGACGGAGTTGACGACGGACTATTTCGCGACGGGAGTCCCCGCGTGGGAATACGACGCCGACGCCGAATGCCCGGCATGGCTGAAGTTCTTAGGCGAGGTTCTGCACCCGTCGTTTCATCCGACTTTGCAAGAGTGGTTCGGCTACACGATGACGCCAGACACGTCACTCGAAAAGCTTGCGTTTCTAGTCGGCGCGTCGCGCGGCGGCAAGGGCACCATCAAGAATGTGTTAGAGCAATTGACAGGGGAAGCGCATCGCGGTTCGATCACGCTCAACGATCTTGCTGGCGAATTCGGCTTGCAATCCCTGACCGACAAAAAACTGATAATCATCCCGGACGCCTCCGACACTGAATTGGCGAAGAGGGCAACCGCCGTTGAACGCATTAAAAGCATCAGCGGCAGTGACGCGCTGTCAGTCAATCGCAAAAACAAGCCGTTGCTTCCCAACGTGAGACTCCCCGGCAAGCTGACGGTTCTAGCGAATCGCCATCCGAAGTTCATCGACGATTCGACCGCGCTTGCGATTCGCGAACTAGTGTTCACGTTCGAACATTCGTTCGCCGGGCGAGAAGACCTGACCTTGCGCGACAAGCTGGCGGCCGAACTGCCCGGCATCGCCAATTGGGCAATCGAGGGACTGAAGCGACTCCGCGAAGAGAAGAAATTCACAGTTGGCGAGAAGGGCAAGGCCGCGCAGCATCAAGTCGCGCTATCGCAGTCCCCGGCGCTGCGGTACGCGACAGAATGCCTTGTGGTGACCGGCAAGGCGGAAGACATGTTGCCGGTCCCGATGGCCTTCGCAGCCTATGAGGCTTGGGCGGACCGGGAGTCCCTAAGTGGCCGCGAGCGTCGCAACAAAAATGACTTTAAGGAAGACGTGATTGCGGCCTTGCGAGCGCGCGGCGTCAGATATGCAGTGAACCAAATACGCTGGAAAGACCCCGCCAAACTGCCCGGCTTTCGTGGCGTTGGCGAACGGGTCAAGGGGCGCTTTATAGGCGTGAAGCTGAAGCCTGAATTCAGGGTCGAAGACGATATGTCACCTTAG
- a CDS encoding AbrB family transcriptional regulator translates to MTDRAKILGTLETLVIGTAGGLLFLWLNLPGGLISGAMAAVGIAAMAGRPLTMPPILTQSVLVLLGITLGSLVSRQLIQHMSAYPLTIGLLALATFCSTFGSSIYLQRMHGWDQTSALLAGSPGALSQITILAAEKGADVAAIAVVQTMRVIILTAALPLVLALTGIAPTAPMEVTSLIASPLELAVLAAASLAVALLLRLAKFPASWMFGAMIASSVLHGTDLIEGGLPPWMRGVALVGIGAVIGTRFSRIKKSTLLSHIHAGLGSFAVAIAISAIFVTVIVLATNVRLADVVVAFAPGAMDAMLALALTLHIDPIFVGAHHLSRFVFVSITTPGIIHLFGRPQEDVDD, encoded by the coding sequence ATGACCGACCGTGCCAAAATTCTCGGCACGCTCGAGACGCTCGTCATCGGCACCGCCGGCGGCCTGCTGTTTCTGTGGCTCAACCTGCCGGGCGGGCTGATTTCCGGCGCGATGGCCGCCGTCGGCATCGCTGCCATGGCCGGGCGCCCCCTCACCATGCCGCCGATCCTGACACAATCGGTGCTGGTGCTGCTCGGCATCACGCTCGGCTCGCTGGTATCGCGGCAACTGATCCAGCACATGAGCGCCTATCCCCTGACCATCGGCCTGCTGGCGCTGGCGACGTTCTGCTCGACCTTCGGCTCGAGCATCTATCTGCAGCGCATGCACGGCTGGGACCAGACCTCGGCATTGCTGGCCGGAAGCCCCGGCGCGCTGTCGCAGATCACGATCCTGGCCGCCGAGAAGGGCGCCGATGTCGCGGCGATCGCCGTGGTGCAGACCATGCGCGTGATCATCCTGACCGCGGCGCTGCCGCTGGTGCTGGCGCTGACCGGCATTGCGCCGACGGCGCCGATGGAAGTCACCAGCCTCATCGCCTCGCCGCTCGAACTCGCTGTGCTGGCGGCGGCTTCTCTCGCCGTCGCGCTGCTGCTTCGGCTCGCCAAATTTCCGGCGAGCTGGATGTTCGGTGCGATGATCGCCTCCTCCGTGCTGCACGGCACCGACCTGATCGAGGGCGGCCTGCCGCCATGGATGCGCGGCGTGGCGCTGGTCGGCATCGGCGCCGTGATCGGCACGCGGTTTTCGCGGATCAAGAAGTCGACGCTGCTCAGCCACATCCATGCCGGGCTGGGCTCGTTCGCCGTCGCCATCGCCATATCGGCGATATTCGTCACGGTGATCGTGCTCGCCACCAATGTGCGCTTGGCCGACGTCGTGGTGGCGTTCGCGCCGGGCGCGATGGACGCCATGCTGGCGCTGGCGCTCACGCTGCATATCGATCCGATTTTCGTCGGCGCCCATCATCTGTCGCGCTTCGTGTTCGTCTCGATCACGACGCCGGGGATCATTCATCTGTTCGGCCGTCCGCAGGAGGATGTGGACGATTAG
- a CDS encoding TetR/AcrR family transcriptional regulator has product MSDAKGEARTGNGRTGEARTGEVRSESWIEAGLEEIARTGVAGVRVEVLAKNLGVTKGGFYRRFRDRAALLEAMLQNWSEGRIAAIERQTSLDGATARERLKALIALYSERMNTEGMAVELAIRQWARSDELAANAAASVDAARLKNVGHLYRATGLASEEADAQAFLFYCFVFGQSLLFLERGPRKRAQLLAKSAETLLREL; this is encoded by the coding sequence ATGAGCGATGCCAAAGGAGAGGCCAGAACCGGAAACGGACGGACCGGAGAGGCGCGGACCGGCGAGGTGCGAAGCGAGAGCTGGATCGAGGCCGGCCTGGAGGAAATCGCCCGGACCGGCGTCGCGGGGGTGCGGGTCGAGGTTTTGGCCAAGAACCTCGGCGTCACCAAGGGCGGCTTCTACCGCCGCTTCCGCGACCGCGCGGCCCTGCTGGAAGCCATGCTGCAAAACTGGAGCGAGGGGCGCATTGCCGCGATCGAAAGACAGACCAGCCTCGATGGCGCCACCGCGCGCGAGCGGCTAAAGGCGCTGATCGCGCTCTATTCCGAACGGATGAATACCGAAGGCATGGCGGTCGAACTCGCGATCCGGCAATGGGCCCGCTCCGACGAGCTTGCCGCTAACGCGGCGGCCAGCGTCGACGCCGCGCGGCTGAAGAATGTCGGGCATCTCTATCGCGCGACGGGGCTGGCCAGTGAGGAAGCCGACGCGCAGGCGTTCCTGTTCTACTGCTTCGTGTTCGGCCAGAGCCTGCTGTTTCTCGAACGCGGGCCGCGCAAGCGCGCCCAACTGCTGGCGAAGTCGGCCGAAACATTGCTCCGCGAATTGTAG
- a CDS encoding thioesterase family protein, whose protein sequence is METDATYRGTVYPWQCDHVGHMNIMWYVGKFDEANWNLFARLGLTPSYLRGSGRGMAAVQQNNTYKHELLAGDVVEVRSYLLEIRDKSIRFLHEMRNAETGEIAAICEFVGVHMDRQARKSTPFAPAIRDAAMKHLEPAMA, encoded by the coding sequence ATGGAGACGGACGCGACCTATCGCGGCACGGTCTATCCTTGGCAATGCGATCATGTCGGGCACATGAACATCATGTGGTATGTCGGCAAGTTCGACGAGGCGAACTGGAATCTGTTCGCAAGGCTCGGCCTGACGCCGTCCTATCTGCGCGGATCCGGCCGCGGCATGGCCGCCGTGCAGCAGAACAACACCTATAAGCACGAGCTGCTGGCCGGCGACGTCGTCGAGGTCAGGAGCTACCTCCTGGAAATCCGCGACAAGTCGATCCGCTTCCTGCATGAGATGCGTAACGCCGAAACCGGCGAGATCGCCGCGATCTGCGAATTCGTCGGCGTCCATATGGACCGGCAGGCGCGCAAGTCGACCCCCTTCGCGCCCGCGATCCGCGACGCCGCGATGAAGCATCTCGAACCGGCGATGGCGTAA
- a CDS encoding PaaI family thioesterase, which yields MTRFQPKNPDYRAIAIHTFNQQRAMKTLGISISRLEPGEVDLAMDYSADLIQQHGFIHAGIITAGLDNACGIAAFTLMPAATGILTVEFKTNLLAPARGERFAFRATVVKPGRTLTVCEARAYATHDRVETLIATMSGTLMALAAGRATAPEEGRVPT from the coding sequence ATGACACGATTTCAGCCGAAGAATCCGGATTATCGCGCCATCGCGATTCATACGTTCAACCAGCAGCGCGCGATGAAGACGCTCGGCATTTCGATCAGCCGGCTGGAGCCCGGCGAGGTCGATCTCGCGATGGATTATTCGGCCGACCTCATCCAGCAGCACGGCTTCATCCATGCCGGGATCATCACCGCAGGCCTCGACAATGCCTGCGGCATCGCGGCGTTTACGCTGATGCCGGCGGCAACCGGAATTCTCACCGTGGAATTCAAGACCAACCTGCTGGCGCCTGCACGCGGCGAGCGGTTCGCCTTTCGCGCCACCGTCGTCAAACCCGGCCGCACGCTGACGGTCTGCGAGGCCCGCGCCTATGCGACGCATGACAGGGTCGAGACGCTGATCGCGACCATGAGCGGCACGCTGATGGCGCTGGCCGCCGGCCGCGCAACGGCGCCTGAGGAGGGACGCGTTCCGACGTGA